From Candidatus Syntrophosphaera sp., one genomic window encodes:
- the secG gene encoding preprotein translocase subunit SecG, with translation MVLYTVALIIHVVICVALVLVILSQTSKGGLDANLGGAAMNVFGGSGASKFLRKWTQILGVLFVVSCIFLAFQVRSVGRTRTPRVLEETFGDNEAPVAEQPAPGVVPSPESNPVE, from the coding sequence ATGGTTTTATACACAGTAGCGTTGATAATCCACGTTGTCATTTGCGTGGCCCTGGTGCTGGTGATTTTGTCACAAACGTCCAAAGGTGGCCTTGACGCCAATCTGGGCGGAGCCGCGATGAATGTCTTCGGCGGAAGCGGTGCTTCCAAGTTTTTGCGCAAATGGACCCAGATCCTGGGCGTGCTCTTCGTCGTATCCTGCATTTTCCTGGCCTTCCAGGTGAGGTCGGTTGGCAGGACAAGGACCCCCCGGGTGCTGGAAGAAACTTTCGGCGATAACGAAGCTCCGGTGGCCGAACAACCCGCGCCTGGCGTTGTTCCTTCGCCTGAAAGCAACCCCGTCGAATAA
- a CDS encoding DMT family transporter produces MLSYISLLFAAAIWGFAFVAQRKGMESLDPFTFNALRFALGALCVWLLRCLRRKRAGHDASLLNRAVISQFWQGPLMLGVLLFLAVSLQQTGMLWTGAGNAGFITGLYVVFVPIIGLFRGQRFRGWMLAAMALSVVGLALLNRSAQLNVSLGNSLVLLGAVFWALHVQMIDKLTKERPSLDLALVQYLVCVLLSLAASLAYRANMDVGQAFGRVLWEGIQTAFLPILYAGVMSVGIAFTLQLHAQKRVQPQAAAVILCLEAVFALLGGFLLLKESVNLFSILGALALFGAMLISVLSDRRDFLIDKKGAVKT; encoded by the coding sequence ATGCTTTCCTACATCAGCCTTCTCTTCGCGGCCGCCATCTGGGGTTTTGCCTTTGTGGCGCAACGCAAGGGCATGGAGAGCCTGGATCCCTTTACCTTCAACGCCCTCAGATTTGCCCTCGGAGCTTTGTGCGTGTGGCTGTTGCGCTGCTTGAGGCGCAAACGGGCCGGCCATGACGCTTCGCTGCTGAACAGGGCGGTGATCAGCCAATTCTGGCAAGGGCCGCTCATGTTGGGCGTTCTGCTCTTTCTGGCGGTCAGTTTGCAGCAAACGGGGATGCTTTGGACCGGCGCGGGCAACGCGGGCTTCATCACCGGCCTGTATGTGGTGTTCGTGCCGATCATCGGTTTGTTCCGCGGGCAAAGGTTCCGGGGCTGGATGCTGGCCGCGATGGCATTGTCCGTTGTGGGCCTGGCCTTGCTGAATCGATCCGCTCAGCTCAACGTGTCGCTGGGCAATTCCCTCGTTTTGCTGGGTGCGGTGTTTTGGGCCTTGCACGTGCAAATGATAGACAAGCTCACCAAAGAGCGTCCGAGCCTGGACCTGGCCTTGGTCCAATACCTTGTCTGCGTGCTGCTGAGCCTGGCCGCGAGCTTGGCCTATCGGGCCAATATGGATGTGGGGCAAGCGTTTGGCAGAGTACTCTGGGAAGGGATCCAAACCGCCTTCCTGCCGATCCTCTATGCCGGGGTGATGTCCGTGGGGATAGCCTTCACGCTCCAGCTTCATGCCCAGAAGCGGGTCCAGCCCCAAGCCGCCGCAGTGATCCTCTGTTTGGAAGCGGTTTTTGCCCTGTTAGGGGGATTCCTGTTACTGAAGGAAAGCGTAAACCTGTTCTCGATTTTGGGCGCCCTGGCTTTGTTTGGCGCCATGCTCATCAGTGTTTTGAGCGACAGGCGGGATTTTCTGATTGACAAAAAAGGCGCTGTTAAAACTTAG
- a CDS encoding D-alanine--D-alanine ligase, translating into MEKVTVLKGGDSPERDVSLVSGAAIAAGLRAKGFAVAELDPSDYAGFGGLAQKLHEEGTDVVFIGLHGGAGENGALQAGLELAGFRHTGSDHKACALTMDKFVSKLLALEEGIPAADYILMRDDLINDYKDPADYQGVVDKLGLPLIVKPNDAGSSVGITLVEDISGLKAAVKLALRYSGSALLEKFIPGRELTATVLDGVALPLVEIKPRSGWYDYQNKYNEGRSDYLAPAPVEESVSQLIQLFAERLWQVFGLSGYARIDFRYDGAKPYFLEVNTLPGMTPLSLTPMAAKTVGLSFPDLVEMIVRLAR; encoded by the coding sequence ATGGAGAAAGTAACGGTTTTGAAGGGCGGGGATTCCCCGGAACGGGATGTTTCCCTGGTCAGCGGAGCGGCAATTGCAGCGGGATTGCGGGCCAAAGGCTTTGCCGTGGCAGAGCTGGACCCCTCGGATTATGCCGGCTTTGGCGGACTGGCCCAAAAACTCCATGAAGAGGGCACCGATGTAGTTTTCATCGGGCTCCATGGCGGAGCGGGGGAAAACGGAGCGTTGCAGGCAGGACTGGAGCTGGCGGGTTTCCGCCACACCGGTTCAGATCACAAGGCTTGCGCCCTTACCATGGATAAATTCGTATCCAAGCTGCTGGCGCTGGAAGAAGGGATCCCCGCGGCAGACTACATCCTGATGCGGGATGACCTGATCAATGACTACAAAGATCCGGCCGATTATCAGGGCGTTGTGGACAAACTCGGCCTGCCACTGATAGTGAAGCCCAATGACGCTGGCTCATCGGTCGGGATCACGCTGGTGGAGGACATTTCCGGCCTCAAGGCCGCGGTGAAGCTTGCCCTGCGCTATTCGGGCAGCGCTTTGCTGGAGAAATTCATTCCCGGGCGGGAACTGACTGCGACGGTCCTGGACGGTGTGGCTTTGCCTCTGGTGGAGATCAAACCGCGCTCGGGATGGTATGACTATCAGAACAAATATAACGAAGGCAGGTCTGATTATCTTGCCCCGGCGCCTGTCGAAGAATCTGTCAGCCAATTGATCCAGCTTTTCGCGGAGAGGCTGTGGCAGGTGTTTGGGCTCAGCGGCTATGCCCGGATCGATTTCCGCTATGACGGGGCCAAGCCCTATTTCCTGGAAGTGAACACCCTGCCTGGAATGACGCCGCTGAGCCTTACTCCGATGGCGGCCAAGACCGTGGGCCTGAGCTTTCCCGACCTGGTCGAAATGATCGTCAGGCTGGCCCGTTAA
- a CDS encoding response regulator, producing MSFKILLVDDDILLRELIGEFLFSGGYEVDVAENGNKAIKLFEPGKYGLALLDQDIKQISGVKLMKQLRKLDKNLFCLIMTGYSSLDKVSAAIEEGNSDLIIKPFAMPELLNILQKYV from the coding sequence ATGAGTTTTAAGATACTTCTGGTGGATGACGACATCCTGCTTCGGGAATTGATCGGGGAATTTCTTTTCTCCGGCGGCTACGAAGTGGACGTCGCGGAAAACGGAAACAAAGCGATCAAGCTGTTCGAGCCGGGAAAATACGGGCTGGCGCTGCTTGATCAGGACATTAAGCAGATCAGTGGAGTGAAACTGATGAAACAGCTCAGGAAGCTGGACAAAAATCTGTTCTGCCTGATCATGACCGGATACTCCAGCCTGGACAAAGTTTCCGCGGCGATCGAGGAAGGCAACTCGGATCTGATCATCAAGCCCTTTGCGATGCCGGAATTGCTCAATATACTGCAAAAGTATGTTTGA
- a CDS encoding cold shock domain-containing protein — protein MTGKVKWFNKNKGYGFIITDDNKEYFVHWKSIVTNSPRELKVLEQDEVVNFDLMETDKGTQAINIIRVNP, from the coding sequence ATGACTGGCAAAGTAAAATGGTTCAACAAGAATAAAGGTTACGGCTTTATTATTACCGACGACAACAAAGAGTATTTCGTCCACTGGAAGTCCATCGTCACCAATTCCCCCCGGGAATTGAAAGTGCTGGAGCAGGATGAAGTGGTGAACTTCGACCTGATGGAAACAGACAAGGGCACCCAAGCCATCAACATCATCCGTGTCAATCCCTGA
- a CDS encoding YgiQ family radical SAM protein translates to MPFLPTTLDEAKARGWSELDVIIVSGDAYVDHPSFGPAIIGRHLEADGYRVGIIPQPDWTQDGDFLALGTPRLFFGVTAGNMDSLVNHYTAQRKRRNDDAYSPNGQSGLRPDRATLIYANALKRLFKQVPIVLGGIEASLRRIAHYDFWQDKVRASVLSDAKADFIVYGMGEKAVREIARALEEGRKPGQITGIPGTVVFSPQPPADTDIVLPDNLACADKLTFHRMTHLFEEHNQEKVIYQMNGNRWIKHNPPAEALSEHELDALYALPFEYELHPRYKGKKIPAYEQIRDSLTSHRGCYGGCHFCAISVHQGRKLRSRSQSSLVREAQTLAKTRGKALSISDVGGPTANMYASSCALDFPDGCTRRSCLFPTICQNLKPDHQAQLELLAKLESLPEVNHVYIASGIRHDLALRNPRYIEALALKYTGGRLKLAPEHSVPSVLRLMGKPDTSTFEEFSREFFAACRKAGIKRQIIPYIIIGHPGTTIQDALELRQWLVQHRLRVEQVQEFTPTPMTISTCMYYTGLDYETGKPIHIPKPGEVRRQKELALWHLR, encoded by the coding sequence ATGCCGTTTTTGCCCACGACCCTGGACGAAGCCAAAGCCCGCGGCTGGAGCGAACTGGACGTGATCATCGTCTCCGGGGACGCCTATGTGGATCATCCCAGTTTCGGGCCGGCTATCATCGGCCGCCATCTCGAGGCTGACGGCTATCGGGTCGGGATCATTCCCCAGCCCGATTGGACCCAGGACGGGGATTTCCTGGCTTTGGGCACACCGCGCCTCTTTTTTGGCGTCACCGCGGGCAACATGGATTCCCTCGTCAACCACTACACTGCCCAGCGCAAACGCCGCAATGACGATGCTTACAGCCCCAACGGCCAGTCCGGCCTGCGACCCGACAGGGCCACCCTGATCTATGCCAACGCGCTCAAACGCCTGTTCAAACAGGTTCCCATCGTGCTGGGAGGGATCGAAGCCTCGCTGCGCCGGATCGCCCACTACGATTTCTGGCAGGACAAAGTGCGGGCCAGCGTCCTCAGCGACGCCAAGGCGGATTTTATCGTTTATGGCATGGGCGAAAAAGCCGTCCGGGAGATCGCCCGAGCCCTGGAAGAAGGCCGAAAGCCCGGCCAGATAACTGGCATCCCCGGCACCGTGGTCTTCAGTCCCCAGCCTCCGGCTGATACGGATATCGTTCTTCCGGATAACCTGGCCTGCGCGGACAAACTTACGTTTCACAGGATGACCCACCTGTTTGAAGAGCATAATCAGGAAAAGGTCATCTACCAAATGAACGGCAACCGCTGGATCAAACACAATCCGCCGGCCGAAGCACTTTCCGAACATGAGTTGGACGCTCTTTACGCCCTGCCTTTTGAATATGAGCTCCATCCCCGCTACAAGGGAAAGAAAATTCCCGCCTATGAGCAGATCAGGGATTCCCTCACCTCCCACCGCGGCTGTTACGGTGGCTGCCACTTCTGCGCCATATCAGTGCATCAAGGCAGGAAGCTGCGTTCCCGCTCGCAATCTTCGCTGGTTCGGGAGGCGCAAACCCTTGCCAAAACACGCGGCAAAGCCCTCAGCATCAGCGATGTGGGCGGTCCCACGGCCAACATGTACGCCTCCTCCTGCGCCCTGGATTTTCCCGATGGCTGCACCAGGCGTTCCTGCCTCTTCCCCACCATCTGCCAGAACCTCAAGCCCGACCACCAGGCCCAGCTTGAGCTACTGGCCAAGCTCGAGTCCCTGCCGGAGGTGAACCACGTCTACATCGCCTCCGGGATCCGCCACGACCTTGCCCTCCGCAATCCACGCTATATCGAGGCCCTGGCCCTTAAATACACCGGCGGCCGGCTCAAGCTCGCGCCTGAACACAGCGTTCCCTCCGTTCTGCGCCTGATGGGAAAGCCGGACACTTCCACTTTCGAGGAGTTTTCCCGGGAATTCTTCGCCGCCTGCCGAAAAGCCGGGATCAAGCGCCAGATCATACCCTACATCATCATCGGCCACCCCGGCACCACGATCCAGGACGCCCTTGAATTGCGCCAGTGGCTGGTGCAGCACCGCCTCAGGGTCGAACAGGTGCAGGAATTCACCCCCACTCCGATGACCATCAGCACCTGCATGTACTATACTGGACTGGATTACGAGACCGGCAAGCCCATCCACATTCCCAAGCCCGGAGAGGTCCGCCGCCAGAAAGAGCTGGCCCTCTGGCATTTACGCTAA